One stretch of Pseudoramibacter sp. DNA includes these proteins:
- a CDS encoding epoxyqueuosine reductase, protein MNSGVKQLGEETVRSIASQFNIPIVGIIDPDPVIEMLPYSKKRREENHGLIPYVRTKDFLRIDYQSVMADVKSIIVIGVPYPLISKKINNFDHFAYLSSVACGMDYHQTVMRKMDALCEAISKQFGNAIHFKKFVDNSRLMDKASAWKAGLGFFGKNNLLINPYYGSAWNIGQILLDKKILHHKAVPLKNQCGRCRKCLESCPNHALGDQGFQLFYERCISYLTQKKKLTTDQEKRIQYFLYGCDICQWVCPFNHRADKISGQESIVSLDDILNQSEKEIRAHYVNHSLSWQPPSILIRNARILKKRCDENNK, encoded by the coding sequence ATGAATAGTGGGGTCAAACAGCTTGGCGAAGAGACTGTGCGCAGTATTGCTTCTCAGTTTAATATCCCAATTGTTGGCATTATTGATCCTGATCCTGTCATTGAGATGCTCCCTTATTCAAAGAAAAGAAGAGAAGAGAATCATGGGTTGATACCTTATGTGAGAACCAAGGATTTTCTTCGCATAGATTATCAGTCTGTTATGGCTGATGTAAAGTCAATTATTGTGATTGGTGTGCCTTATCCGTTAATATCAAAAAAGATTAATAATTTTGACCATTTTGCATATTTATCATCTGTGGCTTGCGGAATGGATTATCATCAAACTGTGATGAGAAAAATGGATGCCCTTTGTGAAGCAATTTCGAAGCAATTTGGGAATGCAATTCATTTTAAAAAATTTGTTGATAACAGTCGTTTAATGGATAAAGCCTCTGCCTGGAAAGCGGGATTGGGTTTTTTTGGGAAAAATAATTTGTTAATTAATCCCTATTATGGTTCGGCGTGGAATATTGGTCAAATTCTATTAGATAAAAAAATTTTGCATCATAAAGCTGTCCCGCTAAAAAATCAATGCGGGCGTTGTAGAAAGTGCCTTGAATCCTGTCCCAATCATGCGTTGGGGGATCAAGGTTTTCAGTTATTTTATGAACGCTGCATTTCATATTTGACTCAAAAAAAGAAATTAACAACAGATCAAGAGAAAAGAATTCAATATTTTCTGTATGGGTGTGATATTTGCCAATGGGTCTGCCCCTTTAATCATCGCGCTGACAAAATTTCCGGTCAGGAAAGTATTGTCTCCCTCGATGATATACTAAATCAGTCTGAAAAAGAGATCAGGGCACATTATGTCAATCATTCGCTTTCATGGCAGCCGCCTTCAATATTGATAAGAAACGCGCGAATATTAAAAAAACGCTGTGATGAGAATAATAAATGA